The Flavobacterium johnsoniae UW101 genomic interval TTTGGCAGACATTACAGGGCAATGTTCAGCAACTGCAACCGCACCTATAACAACAGATAATTGTAAAGGAACAGTAACCGGAACAACGACCGATCCTTTGACTTATTCAGTTCAAGGTACTTATACAATTAATTGGAGTTTTAATGATGGTAACGGAAACGTAGAAACTGCGACTCAAAAAGTAATTATTAAAGACACTCAAAAACCAACAATTACCTGCCCATCAGCAGTTGTGGTTTCTGCTAATGCAAACTCTTGCGTAGCAACAGGAGTTTCTTTAGGCACGCCAACAACATCAGATAATTGCAGCGGCACAGTAACCGTAACGAATAACGCGCCGTCAAGTTTCCCATTAGGAAATACAACAGTAACCTGGACAGCAACGGATGCAGCAGGAAATACACAAACCTGCACACAGACTGTAACAGTAAATGATACTCAAAAGCCAACAATTACCTGCCCATCAAATGTGGTAGTTTCTGCTAATGCCAATTCATGTGTAGCAACTGGCGTTAATTTAGGCACACCTACAACATCAGATAATTGCAGCGGAGCAGTAACAGTAACAAATAATGCACCGTCAAGTTTCCCATTAGGAAATACGACTGTGACTTGGACAGCAACAGATGCAGCGGGAAATACACAAACCTGCACACAAACAGTAACAGTAAATGATACTCAGAAACCAACAATCACCTGTCCGTCAAATGTTATAGTTTCTGCGAATGCCAATTCATGTGTAGCAACAGGCGTTAATTTAGGCACACCTACAACATCAGACAATTGCAGCGGAGCAGTAACAGTAACAAATAACGCGCCGTCAAGTTTCCCATTAGGAAATACTACTGTGACTTGGACAGCTACAGATGCAGCAGGAAATACACAAACCTGTACTCAGACAGTAAAAGTTGTGGGTCCAATTGTACCAAATAAAGATACAGCTTCAATTAATGGATATGAAGGAGGAACTGCTGTTTCAAATGTTTTATCAAACGATTTGCTTAACTGTAATGCAGTTGTTAGAAATGAGGTTGAGTTAACTTTAGCTTCTACATTACCTTCAGTCTTAACTTTTGATACTACAAGTGGAGAAGTTACGGTTAAACCAAACACACCAACAGGAAAATATTCATTTGATTATAAAATCTGTGAAGTTGCGAATACTTCAAATTGCAATACAGCAACTGTAGAAATTACAGTGACTGCACCAGCAATCCTTGCAGTAAAAGAAGATTTAGGTCCTATTAACGGAACAATCGGCGGAACAACAACATCGCTTATTGGACTGGATAAACTAAACGGAGTTCAGGCCGTTATCGGATCAAATCCGGGACAAGTTACTTTAACAGCAACGGCACCGACAGGATTTACGATTAATGCAGACGGAACAATCACCGTAAGCGCAGGAGTTAAAAAAGGAAACTACGATATTGAATATACAATCTGCGACAATAATAATCCAGCGACAAACTGCTCAACAGCAACTTCAACAGTTGTGATAACTGCAGCAGATTTAGTTGCAAATTTAGATGCAGTTGGATCAGTAACGGGATCAAATACATCTCAAACCCTTATCAATGTTTTTGATAACGATACTAAAAACGGATCAAAATTAGATCCGTCAGATGTTAAACTGACACCGGGAACAGACCCGAAAGGTTTCTTAACAATTGATGCAAATGGAAATGCAGTATTAGGAGCAAATGCTCCGGCAGGAAATTATGAGTTAACGTATGAAATCTGCGAACTTTTCAATCCATCAAACTGCAGTACAAACAAAGTTCAGGTAACGGTTACAGCGCCGGTAATCTTAGCAGTAAAAGAAGATTTAGGTCCTATTAACGGAACAATCGGCGGAACAACAACCTCGCTTATTGGACTGGATAAACTAAACGGAGTTCAGGCAGTTATCGGATCAAATCCGGGACAAGTTACTTTAACCGCAGCAGCTCCGACAGGATTTACGATTAATGCAGACGGAACAATCACTGTAAGCGCGGGAGTTAAAAAAGGAAACTACGATATTGAATATACAATCTGCGACAATAATAATCCAGCAACAAACTGTTCAACAGCAACATCAACAGTTGTGGTAACTGCAGCAGATTTAGTTGCCAACCTAGATTCTATGGGATCAGTAACGGGAGGAAATACTTCTCAAACGCTTATCAATGTTTTTGATAACGATACTAAAAACGGATCAAAATTAGATCCGTCAGATGTTAAACTGACACCGGGAACAGACCCGAAAGGTTTCTTAACAATTGATGCTAATGGAAATGCAGTTTTAGGAGCAAATGCGCCGGCAGGAAATTATGAGATTACGTATGAAATCTGCGAGCTTTTTAATCCATCAAACTGCAGTACAAACAAAGTTCAGGTTACGGTTACAGCGCCTGTAATCTTAGCAGTAAAAGAAGATTTAGGTCCTATTAACGGAACAATCGGCGGAACAACAACATCGCTTATTGGACTGGATAAACTAAACGGAGTTCAGGCCGTTATCGGATCAAATCCGGGACAAGTTACTTTAACAGCAACGGCACCGACAGGATTTACGATTAATGCAGACGGAACAATCACCGTAAGCGCAGGAGTTAAAAAAGGAAACTACGATATTGAATATACAATATGCGACAATAATAATCCAGCGACAAACTGCTCAACAGCAACATCAACAGTAGTGGTAACTGCAGCAGATTTAGTTGCAAACTTAGATGCAGTTGGATCAGTAACGGGATCAAATACATCTCAAACGCTTATCAATGTTTTTGATAACGATACTAAAAACGGATTAAAATTAGACCCGTCAGATGTTAAACTGACACCGGGAACAGACCCAAAAGGTTTCTTAACAATTGATGCCAATGGAAATGCAGTTTTAGGAGCAAATGCTCAGGCAGGAAATTACGAGTTAACGTATGAAATCTGCGAGCTTTTTAATCCATCAAACTGCAGTACAAACAAAGTTCAGGTTACAGTTACGGCACCGGTAATTGATGCTGTTGCAGAAAACATAGGCTCAGTAAACGGAAGCACAGGCGGTACAACAACTGTTTCAGTAATTATAAACGATAAATTAAACGGATCTCAGGCTGTTATTGGGTCAAATCATGGAGAAGTTATTTTATCTAAAGTAAATCTTCCAACAGGTTTTGTATTAGAACCAGACGGACGTGTAACAGTTCCAGCCAAGACACCAATTGGAATTTACGAAATCGAATACAGTATTTGTGAAGTAACAAATACAGGAAACTGCGATACGGCAAAAAGTACAGTAGAAGTTACAGGAGGAGTATTAGCAGCAAATCCAGACACTATTCTGTCAGTAGTTGGAATAAATCAGCCTCAGACAATTGTGAATGTTTTCGATAATGATACCAATAACACATTACCGCTTGTACCAAGTGACGTAAAACTTTCTGTAGAAGTTGCAGATCCAAAAGGATTCTTAACATTAAATCCATACGGAACAGTAACATTGGGAGCAAATGCACCAAGAGGAACTTATGAATTAACGTATCAGATTTGTGAAGTATTAAATCAATCAAATTGCAGTTCTGGTAAGGTAGAAGTTACAGTAGAAGAGCCAACAATAACCGTTACGGCTGAAAGTTTTTGCTCAAACAACGTTCCTTACGTAACGTATAAAGTTGTGGCAGATAATTTCACACCAACAAATTTAGTAACAATTAAATGGATTGACAGCGCAAACAATGTTGTAGCAACACAAATAGAGCAGCCATTAAGCGGTACTATTTTATGGCCGGGAGCAGTTATCGACGGAAACGGAAATGGAGTAGACTGGCCGGGCTGGTTATTAGCAAATGGGCAATGGACAGAAGGTGCTGACGGATTCGAAAACACCAGAACTGGAGTTATAATGCAATTCTCTCTAAACCCAACAGCAGCTATTCCGGTAAGTTATCCTGCTGCAACACCGCAGTGTAATGCAAGACCAACTTTTGTAATCATCGCAAATGATGACACAGCGGGTCCGGTAGATACAAGTAAAGGAACTAATACTGGCACTAATATTTTTGATAATGATAAACTAAACGGATTAACAGTTAATCCTGCTGATGTTATTTTAAGCACAACAGTTCCAAATGCTAATTTGACTTTAAACGCAAATGGTTCAGTAAGTGTAAAAGCTGGAACACCATCAGGAACGTACCAATTGACGTATCAAATATGCGATGCTTCAAACTCAAATAACTGCAGTCAGGCAGTTGTAAAAGTGGTAGTGTTAAATTCAGTTTCTCCTGTTAATCCGGTACAGCAGTTGGTTTTAACTGATGATGCTCTTGTAGCAGTTGATGGAATTAACGGTTCTCTTGAATTTGTAAATGTTTTAGATAATGACTTATTAAACGGACAGCCAATTAATCCAGTTGATGTAATTATTAAAAACCAGTCAGGAAATTCAAATTTCGAATTTAATGCAGACGGAACAGTAAACGTTAAACCAAATACCCCAGGAGGAACTTACGCAATTGTATATCAGGTCTGCGAAAAAGCAAACGATACAAATTGCAGTACAGCAACATTAAATGTATTTGTAGAAGTTCCGGCAATTGCATTAGTTAAAACAGCGGCATTCAATGACGAAAACAACAATACAATTGCAAATGCAGGAGAGACCATCAGCTATAGATTTACAGTCACCAATACAGGAAACGTACCGTTAAGCGGAATCACGATTACAGATCTTCTGCCGGGAGTTGTAGTTTCAGGACAAGCTTTAGATTTAAATGTTGGCGAGTCAAACGATACTAATTTCTCAGCCCTGTACAAAATAACACAAACAGATATTAATTCTGGAAAAGTAAGCAATCAGGCAAGTGTACAAGGGAAAAGTGCAAGAGGAGTAGTTGTAGAAGACAATTCTGATTACGAAAATATCGACGGAGACAAACCTACAGTATTAGACTTAAACGGATGTAAAATTAAAGTTCTCAATGCCTTTTCTCCAAACGGAGACCAGAAAAATGAACGATTCTACATTCAGGGATTAGAATGTTATCCTGAAAATACCGTAGAAATTTACAACCGTTGGGGAGTTCTGGTTTTTGATGTAGATCATTATAACAATGTCGACAGAGTGTTTAAAGGATATTCTTTTGGACGTACAACAATGAAACAGTCAGAAGGACTTCCGGTAGGAACTTATTTCTATATCCTGAAATACAAAGACAGCGACTCAAATCCTCACGAAACATCAGGTTATTTATACATTAATAAATAAAAAATACAAACGGCTTACGATAAGCTGAGCCGTTTTTTAAAATCTTTAAGATGAAAAAATTAGGTTTAATTTTTATGTTTTTTACCATTGTGTGTTCAGCGCAGCAAGATGCTCAGTTTACACAATACATGTACAACACTATCGGAATAAATCCGGCTTATGCAGGTTCGCGCGGCGTACTGAGTGTTTTTGGGTTATATCGTACACAATGGATTGGTCTTGACGGAGCGCCGGAAACAAGTACTTTTTCTGTAAACACACCTTTAACCAACAGCAATTTAGGATTAGGAGTTTCTTTGGTAAACGATAAAATCGGGCCAACGAACGAAAATACTTTATCTGCTGATTTGTCATACAGTATTCCAACATCAGAATCATTTAAACTTTCGTTTGGTATCAAGGCAACAGCCAATCTTTTTAATCTTGATGCTAGTAAATTGAGTTATGAAGATCAAAACGACGAATTATTTCAGGACATCAAAAATAAGTTTACACCCAATATTGGAGCCGGAATTTACTGGCATTCAGATCGTGCTTATTTAGGATTATCAGTTCCTAATTTTATCGAAACCAATCGCTATGACAATAATGATGTCGCTATTTTCAAAGAAAAAATAAACTATTACTTCATGGCAGGTTATGTATTTAATCTGGATCATTTAGAGTATATAAAATTCAAACCGGCATTGTTGACAAAAATGGTAGAAGGAGCACCTTTGCAGGTAGATGTTTCTGGTAATTTCATGTTCAATGATAAGTTCGTTCTTGGGCTTGCTTATCGCTGGAGTGCTTCGGTAAGTGCTATGGCAGGTTTTCAGGTTACAAAAGGCATGTATATAGGATATGGTTACGATCACGAAACCACACAATTAAGAAAATACAATTCAGGATCGCATGAGATTTTCCTTCGTTTTGATTTCTTTAATAATTACAGCAAACTTACCTCACCAAGATTCTTTTAATTGATAAATTATGAAGCTTAAAAAAATACTTTTTCCCATTTTGTTGCTTTGCTTTTTTATGGCAGATGCCCAAACGGCCAGTATAAAAAATGCAGATAAAAAATACGACAGTTACGCTTACGCGGATGCTATAAAAGCCTATGAAAAATTAGTTGAAAAAGGAGTTAGAGAAGAAAGAATATTTCAAAGACTTGGAAATTCCTATTATTTCATTGGCGAATTAAAAGACGCCTTAAAATACTATCAGGAATTATTCAGTATTAATGAAAATCAGGAAGCAGACTATTTGTATAAATATGCTCAATGCTTAAAATCAGAAGGGAATTATACTAAAGCCGATGAAATTTTAGAGAAATTCTCCCAAAAAGCACCTTCAGATAAAAGAGTCGTTTTATTCTTAAAAAACAGAAATTATTTAGAAGATATTAAATCAAATTCAGGACGTTTTGATATTGCAGATGCCGGAATCAACTCAAAAGATTCAGATTACGGAAGCACTATTTTAGACAATAAATTAGTCTTTACATCGGCAAGAGATACAGGTTCTATTATCAAAAAGAATTTTAAATGGACAAATAAAGCCATTTCAACTTTATATGCTGTAGATTTAAATCCAGACGGGAGCATTGGAAAACCAATGTTGTTTCATAAACAAAATCTGCAGGTTAACTTCAATCAGTCTACTCCCGTTTTTACAAAAGATGGTAAAACCATGTATTTTACCAGAAATAACTCAGTAGACGGAAAAAGAAAACAAAATGAAAACAAGGTCACATTTTTAAAACTATACAAAGCCGTTTTAATTAATAACGAATGGAAAGAAGTACAAGAACTTCCGTTTAACAGTGACGAATACAGCGTAGCGCATCCAGCTTTAAGTGTAGACGAAAAAACATTATATTTTGCATCAGATATGCCGGGAACGTTAGGACTTTCGGATATCTATAAAGTAAGCATACTTTCTAACGGAGGTTTTGGTGCACCAGAAAATTTAGGTCCAGAAATTAATACCGAAGGAAGAGAAACTTTTCCTTTTATTTCAGATGAAAACGAACTTTATTTTGCCAGTGACGGAAGACCAGGTTTAGGCGGACTGGATATTTTTGTTTCTAAAATTACCAAAGAATGCACTTTTGATGAAGTACAAAATGTTGGTGAACCAATTAACAGTAAACAAGACGATTTTGCTTTTATCATTAACAGTAAAAACAGAAATGGTTTTTTCTCTTCAAACCGAGTAAACGGCCATGGACTTGACGATGTATACCGATTTACAGAAAACAGAAGATTAATTTGCGAACAGCAGATATCCGGAACCATTACTGATCAGGAAACAAACGAAACACTTTCAAACGTTGCCTTGATTTTATTTGATGAAGCAGGTAAAACTGCTGTTGAAGCTAAATCAGATGCCAATGGAAATTATGTTTTTTCGAATGTAAAATGCGGTAAAAAGTACTATATCAAAACAGCTAAAGAAGATTATTTGTTTAAAGAAGTTTCGATAACACTGAAAAAGGCAACAGGATCTGCTTCTCTGCCAATAGCTTTAGAAAAGAAGCCAAAGCCAATTACAGCAATTCCGGTTGTAATAAAAACCAATAATTCGATTAAACCAGTTAAAGTTACCATTGCAGTTGGAACCGATTTAGGGAAATTATTAAAAATCCCGATGAACTTTTTTGATTTAGGAAAAGCCACAATCAAAAAATCGTCTGTACCTCAATTGCAAAAAATGGTCGATATGTTAAACCAATATCCAACAATTAAAGTCGATATTCGTTCGCATACAGACAGCCGTTCATCTTCAGAAAGCAATCAGATTTTATCAGATAAAAGAGCACAGTCTACCAAAGACTGGCTGGTAAGCAAAGGAATTAATGCAGACCGATTAACCGCAAAAGGATTTGGAGAAACACAATTAGTAAATAAATGTGCCGATGGTGTAAAATGTACAGAACAACAACATCAGCAAAACCGACGAAGCGAGTTTATAATCGTAAGTTTGTAATTTGATTAAATGAAAAAGGCTTTCTAGGAATTTATTTCAGAAAGCCTTTTTTAATTTGGCATATTGAAAGAGATATGCCGCTCCGCTGGAGCTTTTAGAAATGGGATTTTGTTTGCTATAAATATTCTGCTCCTCTGGAGCATAATGTCTCATTTGCAAGAGCTCCTGCGGAGCGATATATTTATAGGCTTTTGTTTGGTATAAATATTCTGCTCCTCTGGAGCATAGTGTCTTATTTGTAAGAGCTCCAGCGGAGCGATATATTTATAGCGGGGTGAAATATTTATAGATACAGATTGATATTAAAGATAATAAAGCTCCTGCGGAGCGATATATCTGTAGGATTTTGTTTGGTATAAATATTCTGTTCCTCTGGAGCATAGTGTCTTATTGGTAAGAGCTCCAGCGGAGCGATATATTTATAGGCTTTTGTTTGGTATAAATATTCTGCTCTCTGGAGCATAATGTCTCATTTGTAAGAGCTCCAGCGGAGCGATATATTTATAGCGGAGCGATATATTTATAGAAAAAACATTAGGGGCGAGATATTTGTTATTCACCAATGACATCAGGGTTTGCAATAAACATTTGATAAATTTCGTCTAGTATTTCCATTTCATCCGTTGGAAACATTTCTAAGACCATTTCTAAAATGAGAGCTACATTAATTGGTGAAGTTTTAATAGTATTCGAAGCTTTATGTGCATCGTAGTCCAGCGCAACAATACATAGTTTTAAGATTTCGGCAATAACGCAGCCAAGCTCAGAATAATTTGAAAGTTTAATTTGAGCAACATTAGTATCTGATTTTGCATCTGTTGGCTTTAATGTGCTGAAATAAAGTGCGGATAATTTTTTTAGGCGTTCTAAATTTTTAATTTCATTGGTTTCCATAATATTTTTTTTACAAATGTAAGACTATATTTTAAACACGACATATATGTCGGGTTGATTTTTTCCATAGTTTAATAGATTTGATTGTGGAAAATAATAAATATGAGTCAGAGATTATCAAGTTAGGTATACTCATTAAGGAACTCAGAGAAAAAGAAAATATTAATCAAGAACAATTGTCAACATTATGTAATGTT includes:
- a CDS encoding HYR domain-containing protein encodes the protein MRNSTFNWFKFFKSNCIILFFLLISTSASAQFYTTHYIAPAPWQYFSKANEIVIATNSTTTVKITVSKSDGTLVTNLTAVKGTPAVYRFAGLPKDAPAFTLNTVLNAAGLIVKGDKPISINLRNIASDALGADGSDKDIKGNAALTSFGDAGIGIRFRVGYYRDGSLGNFNNYGDQRPIYSVMAINNGTSIKINNVVTTTLNAGQSYLFTAPIGTLVESSNPVVMNTSAAIDTPGGCGDGAYNQIPPEAVLGTEYFLERGTGNNTAEQTTVVATKDDTKVTIESYSTTGALVGSPVTVTLEKAGYFYTFINGVKDVSFTASHIKADKRVAVYSGTAQKCEVDISTIAPVSECGGSNFIETAKFRNYGTGTLDYFGYILLRSGTEVVTVNGNNIANISGVGARYQIGNTGWYLINFNSQQIGSPDFLSIESNAKLTVSIVQQDGGFSMAGFFSNFAVQPEDPTFTYISGGGCTNNTATLKTPTGFAPYQWYLNGVAISGANSDTYTATKTGAYSVASTLTCGAQTQSKPVSVTLCTDLGVTKTVDNATPCVGSNVEFTVKLSNLGVNNATGVSINDLLPTGYTFVSSTQTIGNYNASTGVWSIGDVNGGITETLKITAKVNASGVYNNTAALPASTVDSNTANNSASVSTTPNPLPTASITGALTACLTTTLNAVTNAASPTYVWYKNNVVISGQTSSSLAVNSDGDYKVKVTNSSTGCEATSAASTVKVSDTEKPAKPVLADITGQCSATATAPITTDNCKGTVTGTTTDPLTYSVQGTYTINWSFNDGNGNVETATQKVIIKDTQKPTITCPSAVVVSANANSCVATGVSLGTPTTSDNCSGTVTVTNNAPSSFPLGNTTVTWTATDAAGNTQTCTQTVTVNDTQKPTITCPSNVVVSANANSCVATGVNLGTPTTSDNCSGAVTVTNNAPSSFPLGNTTVTWTATDAAGNTQTCTQTVTVNDTQKPTITCPSNVIVSANANSCVATGVNLGTPTTSDNCSGAVTVTNNAPSSFPLGNTTVTWTATDAAGNTQTCTQTVKVVGPIVPNKDTASINGYEGGTAVSNVLSNDLLNCNAVVRNEVELTLASTLPSVLTFDTTSGEVTVKPNTPTGKYSFDYKICEVANTSNCNTATVEITVTAPAILAVKEDLGPINGTIGGTTTSLIGLDKLNGVQAVIGSNPGQVTLTATAPTGFTINADGTITVSAGVKKGNYDIEYTICDNNNPATNCSTATSTVVITAADLVANLDAVGSVTGSNTSQTLINVFDNDTKNGSKLDPSDVKLTPGTDPKGFLTIDANGNAVLGANAPAGNYELTYEICELFNPSNCSTNKVQVTVTAPVILAVKEDLGPINGTIGGTTTSLIGLDKLNGVQAVIGSNPGQVTLTAAAPTGFTINADGTITVSAGVKKGNYDIEYTICDNNNPATNCSTATSTVVVTAADLVANLDSMGSVTGGNTSQTLINVFDNDTKNGSKLDPSDVKLTPGTDPKGFLTIDANGNAVLGANAPAGNYEITYEICELFNPSNCSTNKVQVTVTAPVILAVKEDLGPINGTIGGTTTSLIGLDKLNGVQAVIGSNPGQVTLTATAPTGFTINADGTITVSAGVKKGNYDIEYTICDNNNPATNCSTATSTVVVTAADLVANLDAVGSVTGSNTSQTLINVFDNDTKNGLKLDPSDVKLTPGTDPKGFLTIDANGNAVLGANAQAGNYELTYEICELFNPSNCSTNKVQVTVTAPVIDAVAENIGSVNGSTGGTTTVSVIINDKLNGSQAVIGSNHGEVILSKVNLPTGFVLEPDGRVTVPAKTPIGIYEIEYSICEVTNTGNCDTAKSTVEVTGGVLAANPDTILSVVGINQPQTIVNVFDNDTNNTLPLVPSDVKLSVEVADPKGFLTLNPYGTVTLGANAPRGTYELTYQICEVLNQSNCSSGKVEVTVEEPTITVTAESFCSNNVPYVTYKVVADNFTPTNLVTIKWIDSANNVVATQIEQPLSGTILWPGAVIDGNGNGVDWPGWLLANGQWTEGADGFENTRTGVIMQFSLNPTAAIPVSYPAATPQCNARPTFVIIANDDTAGPVDTSKGTNTGTNIFDNDKLNGLTVNPADVILSTTVPNANLTLNANGSVSVKAGTPSGTYQLTYQICDASNSNNCSQAVVKVVVLNSVSPVNPVQQLVLTDDALVAVDGINGSLEFVNVLDNDLLNGQPINPVDVIIKNQSGNSNFEFNADGTVNVKPNTPGGTYAIVYQVCEKANDTNCSTATLNVFVEVPAIALVKTAAFNDENNNTIANAGETISYRFTVTNTGNVPLSGITITDLLPGVVVSGQALDLNVGESNDTNFSALYKITQTDINSGKVSNQASVQGKSARGVVVEDNSDYENIDGDKPTVLDLNGCKIKVLNAFSPNGDQKNERFYIQGLECYPENTVEIYNRWGVLVFDVDHYNNVDRVFKGYSFGRTTMKQSEGLPVGTYFYILKYKDSDSNPHETSGYLYINK
- a CDS encoding OmpA family protein yields the protein MKLKKILFPILLLCFFMADAQTASIKNADKKYDSYAYADAIKAYEKLVEKGVREERIFQRLGNSYYFIGELKDALKYYQELFSINENQEADYLYKYAQCLKSEGNYTKADEILEKFSQKAPSDKRVVLFLKNRNYLEDIKSNSGRFDIADAGINSKDSDYGSTILDNKLVFTSARDTGSIIKKNFKWTNKAISTLYAVDLNPDGSIGKPMLFHKQNLQVNFNQSTPVFTKDGKTMYFTRNNSVDGKRKQNENKVTFLKLYKAVLINNEWKEVQELPFNSDEYSVAHPALSVDEKTLYFASDMPGTLGLSDIYKVSILSNGGFGAPENLGPEINTEGRETFPFISDENELYFASDGRPGLGGLDIFVSKITKECTFDEVQNVGEPINSKQDDFAFIINSKNRNGFFSSNRVNGHGLDDVYRFTENRRLICEQQISGTITDQETNETLSNVALILFDEAGKTAVEAKSDANGNYVFSNVKCGKKYYIKTAKEDYLFKEVSITLKKATGSASLPIALEKKPKPITAIPVVIKTNNSIKPVKVTIAVGTDLGKLLKIPMNFFDLGKATIKKSSVPQLQKMVDMLNQYPTIKVDIRSHTDSRSSSESNQILSDKRAQSTKDWLVSKGINADRLTAKGFGETQLVNKCADGVKCTEQQHQQNRRSEFIIVSL
- a CDS encoding PorP/SprF family type IX secretion system membrane protein; protein product: MKKLGLIFMFFTIVCSAQQDAQFTQYMYNTIGINPAYAGSRGVLSVFGLYRTQWIGLDGAPETSTFSVNTPLTNSNLGLGVSLVNDKIGPTNENTLSADLSYSIPTSESFKLSFGIKATANLFNLDASKLSYEDQNDELFQDIKNKFTPNIGAGIYWHSDRAYLGLSVPNFIETNRYDNNDVAIFKEKINYYFMAGYVFNLDHLEYIKFKPALLTKMVEGAPLQVDVSGNFMFNDKFVLGLAYRWSASVSAMAGFQVTKGMYIGYGYDHETTQLRKYNSGSHEIFLRFDFFNNYSKLTSPRFF